One Streptomyces sp. P9-A2 DNA window includes the following coding sequences:
- a CDS encoding LacI family DNA-binding transcriptional regulator — MVKITDVARRAGVSPSTVSYALSGKRPISDETRRRVQAAVRELGYRTHVRAHGAAGAGSRVLALAVPMRSGVHVPVVTQFAVSVVTAARAHDHDVLLLTQGEGEEGIGRVAETGLADALVVMDVQLQDPRLPLLRSLPLPSVLIGVPAEPDGLTCVDLDFGAAGELCVDHLARLGHRTVALVGSPPEVYVRRTAFARRLVRGFTAAADRHRLASAVYPCEAGRGAARAIAERLLREQPALTGVVVHNEPLLDPLIDAFEELGMRIPEDLSLTAVCPTPVAASARVPLTSVTVPSTELGTRAVHLLVRKLSGAPVPQATLLPPRLTERASTGPHRPA; from the coding sequence ATGGTGAAGATCACGGATGTGGCCCGGCGCGCCGGGGTCTCTCCCAGCACGGTGTCGTACGCGCTCAGCGGCAAGCGGCCGATCTCCGACGAGACCCGGCGCCGCGTCCAGGCCGCCGTGCGCGAACTGGGTTACCGCACGCACGTCCGTGCCCATGGCGCGGCCGGGGCCGGATCGCGGGTGCTGGCACTGGCGGTGCCGATGCGCTCCGGCGTCCATGTGCCGGTGGTGACGCAGTTCGCGGTGTCGGTGGTCACCGCCGCCCGCGCCCACGACCACGACGTGCTGCTGCTCACCCAGGGGGAGGGCGAGGAGGGCATCGGGCGCGTCGCGGAGACGGGGCTGGCGGACGCGCTGGTGGTGATGGACGTCCAGCTCCAGGACCCCCGGCTGCCGTTACTGCGCTCGCTGCCCCTGCCGTCCGTGCTGATCGGCGTCCCGGCCGAGCCGGACGGGCTGACCTGTGTGGACCTGGACTTCGGTGCGGCGGGCGAGCTGTGCGTGGACCATCTGGCGCGGCTCGGGCACCGGACGGTGGCACTGGTCGGCTCGCCGCCGGAGGTGTACGTCCGGCGCACGGCGTTCGCCCGCCGGCTCGTGCGGGGCTTCACGGCCGCCGCCGACCGGCACCGGCTCGCCTCCGCCGTGTACCCGTGCGAGGCGGGCCGGGGCGCGGCCCGCGCGATCGCCGAACGGCTGCTGCGCGAGCAGCCCGCGCTGACCGGGGTGGTGGTGCACAACGAACCGCTGCTCGACCCGCTGATCGACGCCTTCGAGGAGCTCGGAATGCGCATCCCCGAGGACCTCTCCCTCACCGCCGTCTGTCCGACGCCGGTCGCCGCCTCGGCCCGTGTCCCGCTCACCTCGGTCACCGTGCCGTCCACCGAACTGGGCACCCGCGCGGTGCACCTGCTGGTACGGAAACTGTCGGGTGCCCCCGTGCCGCAGGCCACCCTGCTCCCGCCCCGCCTGACCGAGCGCGCCAGCACGGGCCCACACCGCCCGGCCTGA
- a CDS encoding ATP-binding protein produces MVTVAPPHPWTYALRLPHDPRAVRVARVTVRAALDGHGMQDAVDVVELLTSELVTNAYLHTKGPASLRLTGLSGGRLRIGVWDSDPYIPAPFSGARDDSVPLAPPDAETGRGLRLVREHADSWGGWALGDGAPGRGVGKLLWFEVDGRAKLPLLRK; encoded by the coding sequence ATGGTCACCGTAGCCCCGCCCCACCCCTGGACGTACGCCCTTCGCCTCCCCCATGACCCCCGCGCGGTACGCGTCGCACGTGTGACGGTGCGGGCGGCGCTCGACGGGCACGGTATGCAGGATGCCGTCGACGTCGTGGAGTTGCTGACGTCGGAGTTGGTCACCAACGCCTACCTGCACACCAAGGGGCCCGCCTCCCTGCGGCTCACGGGGCTGAGCGGCGGCCGGCTGCGGATCGGGGTGTGGGACAGCGACCCGTACATCCCCGCCCCGTTCAGCGGGGCCCGCGACGACTCCGTCCCGCTTGCTCCGCCCGACGCCGAAACCGGGCGCGGGCTGCGTCTCGTGCGGGAGCACGCCGACTCCTGGGGCGGTTGGGCCCTCGGTGACGGTGCACCGGGGCGAGGCGTCGGAAAGCTGCTCTGGTTCGAAGTGGACGGGCGTGCGAAACTGCCCCTGTTGCGGAAGTGA
- a CDS encoding glycosyltransferase, producing the protein MASHSRRPGPATRARGGSRRRRLPLRLLLPLLVLVALAAMLMLRGYTHSEILADHRVQAPAPTDKVPEKIHGGGPVIDARGGRTDSLSVPDRHLVLTFDDGPDPVWTPRVLDVLKKHDAHAVFFVTGTMASRYPGLVQRMVDEGHELGLHTFNHPDLSLQSKKRIDWELSQNQLAITGAAGVRTSLFRPPYSSFSAAMDNKSWPVAEYIGSLGYITVVNNTDSEDWKRPGVGEIIRRATPKNGEGAIVLMHDSGGDRSQTVKALDTMLPDLKKDGYEFDNLTEALDAPSAMSPVTGSELWKGKAWVFLVQASEKITSGLAAGLAIVGTLVIGRFLLMLVLSGVHARRVRRRGFGWGPPVTEPVTVLVPAYNEAKCIENTVRSLMDSDHPVEVLVIDDGSSDGTARIVEAMGLPNVRVIRQLNAGKPAALNRGLANARYDIVVMMDGDTVFEPSTVRELVQPFGDPKVGAVAGNAKVGNKDSLIGAWQHIEYVMGFNLDRRMYDILGCMPTIPGAVGAFRRSALVPLGGMSDDTLAEDTDVTMALHRAGWRVVYAENARAWTEAPETVQQLWSQRYRWSYGTMQAIWKHRRSVIDKGPSGRFGRVGLPFVSLFMIVAPLLAPLIDVFLLYGIVFGPTQKTIMAWLGVLAIQAVCAAFAFRLDRERMTHLVSLPLQQILYRQLMYVVLLQSWITALTGGRLRWQKLRRTGVVEAPGGSVPRQNARTDDDRRPVA; encoded by the coding sequence ATGGCATCCCACTCCCGCCGCCCCGGGCCCGCGACCAGAGCCCGAGGCGGCTCCAGGCGTCGCCGTCTGCCCCTGCGCCTGCTGCTCCCGCTGCTCGTCCTCGTCGCCCTGGCGGCGATGCTCATGCTGCGCGGCTACACACACAGCGAGATCCTCGCCGACCACCGCGTCCAGGCGCCCGCCCCCACCGACAAGGTGCCGGAGAAGATCCACGGGGGCGGCCCGGTCATCGACGCCCGGGGCGGCCGCACCGACAGCCTGAGCGTGCCCGACCGCCATCTGGTCCTCACCTTCGACGACGGCCCGGACCCGGTCTGGACGCCGCGCGTGCTGGACGTGCTGAAGAAGCACGACGCGCACGCGGTCTTCTTCGTCACCGGCACCATGGCCTCCCGCTACCCGGGCCTCGTCCAGCGCATGGTCGACGAGGGCCACGAGCTCGGTCTGCACACGTTCAACCACCCCGACCTCTCCCTCCAGTCCAAGAAGCGCATCGACTGGGAGCTGTCGCAGAACCAGCTGGCGATCACCGGCGCGGCCGGGGTGCGCACCTCGCTCTTCCGCCCGCCGTACTCCTCCTTCTCCGCCGCCATGGACAACAAGTCCTGGCCGGTGGCCGAGTACATCGGCAGCCTCGGTTACATCACCGTCGTCAACAACACGGACAGCGAGGACTGGAAGCGGCCCGGCGTCGGCGAGATCATCCGCCGTGCCACGCCGAAGAACGGCGAGGGCGCCATCGTCCTGATGCACGACTCCGGCGGCGACCGCAGCCAGACCGTCAAGGCGTTGGACACGATGCTGCCCGACCTGAAGAAGGACGGCTACGAGTTCGACAACCTCACCGAGGCCCTGGACGCGCCCAGCGCGATGAGCCCGGTGACCGGCTCCGAGCTGTGGAAGGGCAAGGCGTGGGTCTTCCTGGTCCAGGCCTCGGAGAAGATCACCAGCGGTCTGGCGGCGGGCCTGGCGATCGTCGGCACCCTGGTCATCGGCCGCTTCCTGCTGATGCTCGTCCTCTCCGGCGTCCACGCCCGCCGGGTGCGCCGCCGGGGCTTCGGCTGGGGCCCGCCGGTCACCGAACCGGTGACCGTGCTCGTCCCGGCCTACAACGAGGCCAAGTGCATCGAGAACACCGTCCGTTCCCTGATGGACAGCGACCACCCGGTCGAGGTCCTGGTCATCGACGACGGTTCCAGCGACGGCACGGCGCGCATCGTCGAGGCCATGGGCCTGCCCAACGTCCGGGTGATCCGCCAGCTCAACGCGGGCAAACCGGCCGCGCTCAACCGGGGCCTGGCCAACGCCCGGTACGACATCGTCGTGATGATGGACGGCGACACGGTCTTCGAGCCGTCCACCGTCCGCGAACTCGTCCAGCCCTTCGGCGACCCGAAGGTGGGGGCCGTGGCGGGCAACGCGAAGGTCGGCAACAAGGACAGCCTCATCGGCGCCTGGCAGCACATCGAGTACGTGATGGGCTTCAACCTGGACCGCCGCATGTACGACATCCTCGGCTGCATGCCGACCATCCCGGGAGCCGTCGGCGCCTTCCGCCGCTCGGCCCTGGTCCCGCTCGGCGGCATGAGCGACGACACGCTCGCCGAGGACACCGACGTCACCATGGCGCTGCACCGCGCCGGCTGGCGCGTGGTCTACGCCGAGAACGCCCGCGCCTGGACCGAGGCCCCGGAGACCGTCCAGCAGCTGTGGTCCCAGCGCTACCGCTGGTCGTACGGCACCATGCAGGCCATCTGGAAGCACCGCCGCTCCGTGATCGACAAGGGACCATCGGGCCGCTTCGGCCGCGTGGGCCTGCCCTTCGTCTCCCTGTTCATGATCGTGGCCCCGCTGCTGGCCCCCCTGATCGACGTCTTCCTGCTCTACGGCATCGTCTTCGGCCCGACCCAGAAGACGATCATGGCGTGGCTGGGCGTCCTCGCCATCCAGGCGGTCTGCGCGGCCTTCGCCTTCCGCCTCGACCGCGAACGCATGACCCACCTCGTCTCGCTGCCGCTGCAGCAGATCCTCTACCGCCAGCTCATGTACGTCGTGCTGCTCCAGTCCTGGATCACCGCGCTCACCGGCGGCCGCCTGCGCTGGCAGAAGCTACGGCGCACCGGCGTCGTCGAGGCGCCCGGCGGCTCGGTGCCGCGCCAGAACGCGCGGACCGACGACGATCGGAGGCCCGTGGCATGA
- a CDS encoding MFS transporter has product MPQPTFRRRPPVSRNTPLLTVTADTLVAVDFSPRGRTNSGRGREKGPYRRLFALPGARAFTAWNLVARLPMGMLSVSAVMMIAVTRGSYALAGAVVATGLAVTAAVAPWTARLVDRYGQARIALPATGFAVLGLLALLLCVRHGAPDWTLFAAYAATATTPNTGGMSRARWAYLLGSRAGTSGDDPKAVAEALHTANSFEQAADELCFMLGPVLAAFLCTAFFPEAGTLVGAVLLLTGVTLFAAQRSTEPPAGRHAPGGRAPFRAPGMRPLLVVCLATGAVFGAMEVVTIAFADAQGHRPAAGAVLALQAAGSFAAGLAYGAMRPAGSAWSRLPWCLAAMTALMVLPLLAASLAGSLVLLAGALLLAGMATAPTMVTAMTLVQRLTPEGRLNEGMTLAVTGLLGGIACGSAAGGWTVEHVSAAAGYGVPVTAAATALLTALVLLGPPDSRRPGAAGPAGPGW; this is encoded by the coding sequence ATGCCGCAACCGACCTTCCGCAGGCGCCCTCCGGTCTCCCGGAACACTCCGCTGCTCACCGTCACCGCCGACACCCTGGTCGCCGTCGACTTCTCGCCACGCGGGCGGACGAACAGCGGTCGCGGCCGGGAGAAGGGCCCCTACCGCCGCCTCTTCGCACTGCCCGGCGCCCGCGCGTTCACGGCCTGGAACCTCGTCGCCCGGCTGCCGATGGGCATGCTCAGTGTGAGCGCGGTCATGATGATCGCCGTGACCCGGGGTTCGTACGCCCTGGCCGGCGCGGTCGTCGCGACCGGACTCGCGGTGACCGCGGCGGTCGCCCCGTGGACCGCGCGCCTGGTCGACCGGTACGGGCAGGCCCGCATCGCCCTGCCCGCCACGGGGTTCGCCGTGCTCGGCCTGCTCGCGCTACTGCTCTGCGTGCGCCACGGCGCCCCCGACTGGACCCTGTTCGCCGCCTACGCCGCCACCGCCACGACACCGAACACCGGCGGGATGTCCCGGGCCCGCTGGGCGTACCTGCTGGGCTCCCGCGCCGGGACGTCGGGGGACGACCCGAAGGCGGTCGCCGAGGCCCTGCACACCGCGAACTCCTTCGAGCAGGCCGCGGACGAGCTGTGCTTCATGCTGGGCCCGGTGCTCGCGGCCTTCCTGTGCACAGCGTTCTTCCCGGAGGCGGGCACCCTGGTGGGGGCGGTGCTGCTGCTGACGGGCGTGACGCTGTTCGCCGCCCAGCGTTCCACCGAGCCGCCGGCCGGACGTCACGCGCCGGGCGGCCGGGCTCCCTTCCGGGCGCCCGGGATGCGCCCGCTGCTCGTCGTCTGCCTCGCGACCGGCGCGGTGTTCGGTGCGATGGAGGTCGTCACGATCGCGTTCGCGGACGCCCAGGGGCACCGTCCGGCGGCCGGCGCGGTGCTCGCCCTCCAGGCGGCAGGCTCCTTCGCGGCGGGGCTCGCGTACGGGGCGATGCGCCCGGCGGGGTCCGCGTGGTCCCGGCTGCCGTGGTGCCTGGCCGCCATGACCGCGCTGATGGTGCTGCCGCTGCTCGCGGCGTCCCTCGCCGGCTCGCTCGTCCTGCTGGCGGGCGCGCTCCTGCTCGCCGGCATGGCCACGGCGCCGACGATGGTCACGGCGATGACGCTGGTCCAGCGCCTCACCCCCGAGGGCCGGCTGAACGAGGGCATGACCCTCGCGGTGACCGGCCTGCTCGGCGGGATCGCCTGCGGCAGCGCGGCGGGCGGCTGGACGGTCGAGCACGTCTCGGCCGCGGCCGGGTACGGGGTCCCGGTGACGGCGGCCGCGACGGCCCTGCTGACCGCCCTCGTCCTGCTCGGCCCGCCGGACTCCCGTCGGCCCGGGGCGGCGGGTCCGGCGGGTCCGGGCTGGTGA
- a CDS encoding helix-turn-helix domain-containing protein — translation MPPTNNPTLRQRRLGAELRKLRERAGFTVTQAAEHLGVNQGRVSMIETGRSAVSADLVRGMASAYDCSDEALVDAMAAMAGRRPRGWWEEYREHLPAALVDLAELEHHATALRVALVIHIPALLQTTDHARALFRAVVPPMRQYEIEHRLTYRIKRQGILHREDPPSYSAIIHESALRMGFGGPSVSHGQLTHLLDMGEMPHVTIRVIPFGTAYFPSTGQSFDYLTGAVAQLDTVQLDTHHGGCGFLDSEAQLAKYRSVLDHMTSCALGPAESRDFIHNLIRKA, via the coding sequence GTGCCGCCCACGAACAATCCCACGCTGCGGCAACGGAGACTGGGCGCCGAGCTGCGCAAACTCCGTGAAAGAGCGGGGTTCACGGTGACCCAGGCCGCCGAGCACCTGGGCGTCAACCAAGGGCGCGTGAGCATGATCGAGACCGGTCGCAGCGCCGTGAGCGCCGACCTCGTGCGCGGGATGGCATCCGCCTACGACTGCTCCGACGAAGCCTTGGTGGACGCGATGGCCGCAATGGCCGGGCGCAGGCCCCGGGGCTGGTGGGAGGAGTACCGCGAACATCTGCCCGCCGCGCTTGTCGACCTGGCAGAGCTCGAACACCACGCGACCGCCCTACGCGTCGCCCTGGTGATCCACATTCCGGCGCTGCTGCAGACCACCGACCACGCCCGCGCCCTCTTCCGGGCCGTGGTGCCGCCCATGCGTCAGTACGAGATCGAGCACCGTCTCACCTACCGCATCAAACGGCAGGGCATCCTGCACCGAGAGGATCCGCCGTCCTACTCAGCGATCATTCACGAGTCGGCCCTCCGCATGGGCTTCGGCGGCCCTTCCGTGTCTCACGGCCAGCTCACGCACCTGCTCGACATGGGCGAGATGCCCCATGTCACCATCCGAGTGATCCCGTTCGGCACGGCCTACTTCCCGAGCACCGGCCAGTCCTTCGACTACCTGACGGGCGCTGTAGCACAGCTCGACACGGTCCAACTGGACACGCACCACGGGGGCTGCGGATTCCTGGACTCGGAGGCACAGTTGGCCAAGTACCGCTCCGTACTGGACCACATGACATCCTGCGCACTCGGTCCCGCCGAGTCCCGCGACTTCATCCACAACCTCATCCGGAAAGCCTGA
- a CDS encoding DUF5713 family protein — protein MPITNQQVAGHAFLRQMYDDSYFPDHVVDQGKAILLRLCERIEAEQPSNLESLYALTQAATGEFNLLDREFVAAGSGIETVAREWICDEFCFVASAYGFMDADAEELTSGRDW, from the coding sequence ATGCCGATCACAAACCAGCAGGTAGCGGGACACGCATTCCTGCGGCAGATGTACGACGATTCGTACTTCCCTGATCACGTGGTCGATCAGGGAAAGGCGATCCTGCTGCGGCTGTGCGAACGCATTGAGGCCGAGCAGCCGTCGAATCTGGAGAGCCTGTATGCGCTCACCCAGGCTGCGACGGGGGAGTTCAACCTGCTGGACAGGGAGTTCGTGGCGGCCGGGAGCGGGATCGAGACGGTTGCGCGTGAGTGGATCTGTGACGAGTTTTGCTTCGTCGCGTCGGCATACGGGTTCATGGACGCGGATGCGGAGGAGCTGACCTCCGGCCGGGACTGGTGA
- a CDS encoding S41 family peptidase: protein MSGRALFCEPRRIRRGGALTLVFTGVLAAGAVTGSLPGPVEGKPAAGSTQAAAPVGRHAEVAEAAEAAMAAGTSPVEAAQRAVSRSGDRWGAVYSPGEYEEFVDALDGRYTGVGLWARERDGRIEVTEVGSDTPAADAGIRAGDRLRSVDGATVDGRPVTEVVSLLRGDDTDESAGSTVRLGLERGTRTWSETLRRARLSRDTVTVDELPGKITVVKVAAFTKGSGDEVRTAVRRAPAGAGIVLDLRGNSGGLVAEAVTASSALLDGGLVATYDVEGEQRALHAEPGGDTARPLVVLVDGGTMSAAELLTGALQDRGRAVVVGSRTFGKGSVQMPGRLPDGSVAELTVGHYRTPSGREVDGRGITPDLEAEKRALQRAGTILAGLGR, encoded by the coding sequence ATGTCAGGTCGTGCCCTGTTCTGCGAGCCCCGTCGGATCCGCCGAGGGGGCGCCCTGACCTTGGTGTTCACCGGCGTCCTCGCAGCCGGCGCGGTCACCGGCAGCCTGCCCGGACCGGTCGAGGGGAAGCCCGCCGCGGGCAGTACCCAGGCGGCCGCCCCCGTCGGACGCCATGCCGAGGTCGCCGAGGCGGCAGAGGCGGCCATGGCCGCCGGTACGTCTCCCGTGGAGGCCGCGCAGCGAGCCGTCAGCCGCAGCGGGGACCGTTGGGGAGCCGTCTACTCCCCGGGCGAGTACGAGGAATTCGTGGACGCCCTCGACGGCAGGTACACCGGTGTGGGCCTGTGGGCCCGGGAACGGGACGGCCGCATAGAGGTGACCGAGGTGGGCAGCGACACCCCCGCCGCCGACGCCGGTATCCGCGCGGGCGACCGGCTGCGCAGCGTCGACGGCGCGACGGTCGACGGGCGGCCCGTCACCGAGGTCGTCTCGTTATTGCGCGGTGACGACACCGACGAATCCGCCGGCAGCACCGTCCGTCTCGGCCTGGAGCGCGGCACGCGCACCTGGAGCGAGACCCTGCGCCGGGCCCGGCTCTCCCGCGACACCGTCACCGTCGACGAACTCCCCGGCAAGATCACCGTCGTCAAGGTCGCCGCCTTCACCAAGGGCTCCGGCGACGAGGTCCGGACCGCCGTGCGCCGGGCCCCGGCCGGCGCGGGCATCGTCCTCGACCTGCGCGGCAACTCCGGTGGACTGGTCGCCGAGGCGGTCACCGCGTCCTCCGCCCTCCTCGACGGCGGCCTGGTCGCCACGTACGACGTCGAGGGCGAGCAGCGCGCCCTGCACGCCGAACCCGGCGGCGACACCGCCAGACCCCTGGTCGTGCTCGTCGACGGCGGGACGATGAGCGCGGCCGAACTGCTCACCGGTGCCCTCCAGGACCGCGGACGGGCGGTCGTCGTGGGCTCCCGCACCTTCGGCAAGGGCTCCGTGCAGATGCCCGGCCGACTGCCCGACGGCTCGGTCGCCGAACTGACCGTGGGCCACTACCGCACCCCGTCCGGCCGGGAGGTCGACGGCCGGGGCATCACCCCCGACCTGGAGGCCGAGAAACGGGCGCTCCAGCGGGCGGGCACGATCCTGGCCGGCCTCGGCCGCTAG
- a CDS encoding acyltransferase family protein produces the protein MTHGYTTDTGTGPDPSPGPAGPYGTAHTGETDGTSGMPPDLPRQRTTEPAPAAHPATPAATPGKPGRDRYLDLLRSIALVRVVIYHLFGWAWITVLFPSMGVMFALAGSLMARSLKRPAGSVIRSRIRRLLPPMWAFAAVVLTMMFVNGWNPGKEDGTWGLIGLVNYIVPIGAPPYPWELGSPSGLLDVTWAVQAAGPLWYLRAYLWFVIASPLLLWAFRRAPWPTLLAPLVLTAIVGTGLVTIPGETGRAITDFAVYGGCWVLGFAHNDGMLKKIPRYVSVSCASLVMAFGLWWASGHLGADGWDLNDIPLAQATWSFGFVVILLQYSPSWRELPGRLAQWDKLVTLSNNRAVTIYLWHNMLIMATVPIVDLLYRLPFMQSERGAEAISSTYTLWMFALIWPLIGLAVLAVGWVEDLAAKRSPRLWPNGAKRSAGRQPASRAAHGG, from the coding sequence ATGACCCACGGATACACGACGGATACGGGTACGGGCCCGGACCCGTCTCCGGGGCCGGCCGGCCCGTACGGAACCGCCCACACGGGGGAGACGGACGGGACCTCGGGGATGCCGCCCGACCTCCCGCGGCAGCGCACGACCGAGCCCGCACCCGCAGCGCACCCCGCCACCCCGGCCGCCACCCCCGGGAAACCGGGCCGTGACCGGTACCTCGACCTGCTGCGCTCCATCGCCCTGGTCCGCGTCGTGATCTACCACCTGTTCGGCTGGGCCTGGATAACGGTGCTGTTCCCGTCGATGGGCGTGATGTTCGCGCTGGCCGGTTCGCTGATGGCGCGTTCGCTGAAGCGCCCGGCGGGGAGCGTGATCCGCAGCCGGATCCGCCGCCTCCTGCCGCCCATGTGGGCGTTCGCCGCGGTCGTGCTGACGATGATGTTCGTGAACGGCTGGAACCCCGGGAAGGAGGACGGCACCTGGGGTCTGATCGGGCTGGTCAACTACATCGTCCCGATCGGCGCTCCGCCCTACCCCTGGGAGCTCGGCTCCCCGTCGGGCCTGCTGGACGTCACGTGGGCGGTGCAGGCCGCGGGCCCGCTGTGGTACCTGCGCGCCTACCTGTGGTTCGTGATCGCGTCGCCGCTGCTGCTGTGGGCGTTCCGCCGGGCCCCCTGGCCGACCCTGCTCGCCCCGCTGGTCCTGACCGCGATCGTCGGCACGGGCCTGGTGACTATCCCCGGTGAAACGGGCCGCGCGATCACCGACTTCGCGGTCTACGGCGGTTGCTGGGTGCTGGGATTCGCCCACAACGACGGCATGCTGAAGAAGATCCCGCGGTACGTGTCGGTCTCCTGCGCGTCGCTGGTGATGGCCTTCGGCCTGTGGTGGGCGTCGGGCCATCTGGGCGCCGACGGCTGGGACCTCAACGACATCCCGCTGGCCCAGGCCACCTGGTCGTTCGGCTTCGTCGTGATCCTGCTCCAGTACTCCCCGTCCTGGCGGGAACTCCCGGGACGCCTGGCGCAGTGGGACAAGCTGGTGACGCTCTCCAACAACCGGGCGGTCACCATCTACCTGTGGCACAACATGCTGATCATGGCGACGGTTCCGATCGTCGACCTGCTGTACCGGCTCCCGTTCATGCAGAGCGAGCGCGGGGCGGAGGCGATCAGCAGCACGTACACGCTCTGGATGTTCGCCCTGATCTGGCCCCTCATCGGCCTGGCGGTGCTCGCGGTCGGCTGGGTCGAGGACCTCGCGGCGAAGCGAAGCCCACGCCTGTGGCCGAACGGCGCGAAGCGCTCCGCCGGCCGGCAGCCCGCAAGCCGCGCCGCCCACGGGGGCTGA
- a CDS encoding DUF397 domain-containing protein yields MQTIRWRKSSHSGDSSNCVEVATPPATVLIRDSKDASGPQLGLSPTTWVAFLTHLTK; encoded by the coding sequence GTGCAGACCATCCGTTGGCGCAAGTCGAGCCACAGCGGCGACAGTTCGAACTGCGTCGAAGTGGCCACCCCTCCCGCCACTGTCCTCATACGCGACTCGAAGGACGCGTCCGGCCCCCAACTGGGCCTCTCCCCCACCACGTGGGTCGCCTTCCTCACCCACCTCACGAAGTGA
- a CDS encoding LysR family transcriptional regulator: MPAPAHLDPRLLRAFVTVAEELHFTRAAMRLYVAQQALSRDVRRLERELGSELFVRTTRQVTLTPDGERLLPYARRALAAQDDLLAAAGRTRPLLVDLNSPGLATGRRVLHRARELSPGHELMARYESGLAWAAGELTAGRLDASFGRFAGLPAALKTGLDQQPVRYEPMAVILPEGHRLAALAEVPLDALAGEEVYAGAGNPRTPEWTDLAGLLFEGRGIDVAAPAPLAVGEEEFQRIMARTGNPVLTVVGFPPLPSMVLRPLVDPVPLSPVSLVWRKGLIHPALDGLRRAAADIAAEEGWLLRPADGWVSDSDLDVMSSP, encoded by the coding sequence GTGCCCGCCCCCGCCCACCTCGACCCCCGCCTCCTGCGCGCCTTCGTCACCGTCGCCGAGGAACTGCACTTCACCCGCGCCGCGATGCGCCTCTACGTCGCCCAGCAGGCGCTCAGTCGCGACGTACGGCGGCTGGAACGGGAGCTGGGCAGCGAGCTGTTCGTACGGACCACCCGCCAGGTGACGCTCACCCCCGACGGCGAACGCCTGCTGCCGTACGCCCGCCGGGCCCTGGCGGCGCAGGACGACCTGCTCGCCGCCGCCGGACGGACCCGGCCGCTCCTGGTGGACCTCAACTCCCCGGGGCTGGCCACCGGGCGCCGGGTCCTGCACCGGGCCCGCGAACTCAGCCCCGGTCACGAGTTGATGGCCCGCTACGAGAGCGGACTGGCCTGGGCCGCGGGCGAGTTGACCGCGGGGCGGCTCGACGCGTCGTTCGGGCGGTTCGCGGGGCTCCCCGCGGCGCTGAAGACCGGGCTCGACCAGCAGCCCGTACGGTACGAGCCGATGGCGGTGATCCTTCCCGAGGGCCATCGGCTGGCCGCCCTGGCGGAGGTGCCGCTCGACGCGCTGGCCGGCGAGGAGGTGTACGCCGGGGCGGGCAATCCGCGCACACCGGAGTGGACCGACCTCGCGGGGCTGCTGTTCGAGGGACGGGGCATCGACGTGGCGGCGCCCGCGCCCCTGGCCGTCGGGGAGGAGGAGTTCCAGCGGATCATGGCCCGTACGGGGAATCCGGTCCTCACCGTGGTGGGCTTCCCGCCGCTGCCCTCGATGGTGCTGCGCCCACTGGTCGACCCCGTTCCGCTGTCACCGGTGTCCCTGGTCTGGCGGAAAGGGCTGATTCACCCCGCTCTGGACGGACTTCGCCGAGCCGCGGCCGATATCGCAGCCGAGGAGGGCTGGTTGCTGCGGCCCGCCGACGGGTGGGTTTCGGACAGCGATCTTGATGTCATGAGTTCTCCCTAA
- the smpB gene encoding SsrA-binding protein SmpB, whose product MAKEKGRKLIAQNKKARHDYLIIDTYEAGLVLTGTEVKSLRQGRASLADGFVQLDGNEAWLHNVHVPEYSQGTWTNHSARRKRKLLLHRAEIDKLESKSQETGHTIVPLALYFKDGRAKVEIALAKGKKEYDKRQTLREKQDRRETDRAVSAVRRKQQA is encoded by the coding sequence ATGGCTAAGGAAAAAGGGCGCAAGCTGATCGCGCAGAACAAGAAGGCGCGGCACGACTACCTCATCATCGACACCTACGAGGCCGGCCTGGTCCTCACCGGGACCGAGGTGAAGTCGTTGCGCCAGGGCAGGGCGTCGCTGGCGGACGGTTTCGTCCAGTTGGACGGCAACGAGGCGTGGCTGCACAACGTGCACGTTCCCGAGTACAGCCAGGGCACCTGGACCAACCACAGCGCGCGGCGCAAGCGCAAGCTGTTGCTGCACCGCGCGGAGATCGACAAGCTGGAGTCCAAGTCCCAGGAGACGGGGCACACCATCGTGCCGCTCGCCCTGTACTTCAAGGACGGCCGCGCGAAGGTGGAGATCGCGCTGGCGAAGGGCAAGAAGGAGTACGACAAGCGCCAGACGCTCCGCGAGAAGCAGGACCGGCGGGAGACCGACCGGGCGGTCTCGGCGGTCCGCCGCAAGCAGCAGGCGTAG